ATAAAGTCTTTCAAATTTCACAGTGACCCACCAAGTAAACAAAACCATGTATTTCGCTCTAACTCTATCCATGACCCAAGAGAAACAGGCCGCTAACCACCACATGAGAAACTGGTCGATGACATACCCAGTAACTGAGTCTTTTTTCCATTGTTGCCCAGTGGGTTGCTACAGTTACAGGTGTAAGTGTAGAGCTGAGCGGTGCTGGTGTTAAAATCATGGATGCTGAGATGTGCAGTGTCCACGCTGATCTGGTACTGCAACCCATTGGCTAAGAGCTCGGTACCTTTGGACCATGTGACCGTAGCCTTGGGCGTGGCCTGGCTGTTGCAGTGGATGGTGACCACTATTTTACCCTCTCGGTCCACTGTGGTCAAGACCATCGGTAAAAACTTTGCAGGACCAGCTAAGGAGTAATGAGACCACTAGTTATCCTGTGTGATCCTCAAACATTGTTTGTTGTGCAGACCTGCAAAATGCCTGGACCTTACATAGTCTAGTATGGAATAAGTAACTCACTGGCAGTAATATTGCACTGTGTCTGATGGAGGGGGTGATTGGCCCTACAGAGGACCATTTTCCCATTGAGGTCCTGAGAGGCAGGSATGGTCAGGTTGAAGTCTCCAGCACCGCTGGTGGCGTTAGTCAAGGCAGGAAAGGACAGCAGGGCTTCTGGGGTGCCTCCTGGCCACCGGCAGTGGAACTGCAGGTCGACATTTCCGTTCACTGCATTGACCGAGCACACTGGGCTGGCTGTCGGGCTCTCTGTGATGGTAggaagacaaggggcggcggggTAATTAGAACACTTGCACGGCTAAATAAATGCAAAAAGCTTATTGGtttggcgcacacacacaggttgtgTAGCACAGGCACAATGATCCATCCAGATGTTTCAAGACCCCTTACGCTAAGATCAGTGAcatcaaacaacacaaaacatgtGTACCGTATTACCCCCTCAACAGACGCTAATACTCTACCATAAACGTTGACCGTCAAGTTCTTCTTGCGCTGCGCTCCAGTGTTCACATTGACCAGCACACAGGTGTATATGCCCCCCTGGCTAGTTTGGACATTGGTCAGATTGAGACTTCCGCCCTGGGAAACGGGCAGGGTCTGACCCCCAAACATCCAGGAGGCGGAGGGTTGGGGAACCCCCTCGGCctgacaggaaagagagagggaatctCCGGAAACAAAGAAGGCCTGGGACGGACTGGCTCCAAGCACGGGCTCGTCTGGTCCATCTACGGGAGACGACAGGTAGTGGAAAGGGAAGTCAGGTGACCATTTAAGGGCATATCGGTGTCATCAAATGGCTGGTTAAAGTGGATGTCATTTGTGGTcgcattttttgttcagtgtagagtAGAAGAGTAAGAAAGTGAGGAGGACTATTGCCATTTCCACATGCGAGTTCCATATAGAGGAGTTGAAGGAAATAAAGACGTGCAGTGGCAATGTGGATTTGTGAGACAGGGAAACATGTTGTTGCTTTCAGTAAAGGATTAAGTTAAAGGATTCAACTACAAATCTAGAGACATGCAAGTAATTACGGGTGCACAAGACAGAAAATTGTGCTGTTAACTAATAAAGTAGAATAAAAAGTCATGTTCAGACTAATGCTTCGGACAAATAAGGCGAGATTCAAATACTCCTTCTTACAGAGAACAGTTATTTTCCTCTGAAATGTGACAGTGCTGAAAGGGTTGGTCAGGACCAAGGTGTATGGTCCTGTGTCGTTCCGGTTGGGCTGATGGATGACCAGGCTCTTCTGGCCCACTGTGTAGTGAGAGTTGTTCTGGATCTCCACACTGTTAAAGTACCACCTCCACTGGTCGGCCTCACCCTGCAGTGTGCTGTACTGCAAAGTGAACTTTTCGGCTCCTTCTTTGGCATCGGCAGGCTCTGTATTCACAGACACGTTCTGGATGTAGTCTGAAAGCAGAAAAACGGTTGGGGTAAAGGACACAGATGGATGGACAAACCATATTGCTTCTCCATGGTGAGGAGGACAATGTAGCTGCATAATTCCTTGAACGGGTAAAAGAAACTTACACYTGATCCTAACATGACTAAACTCTACATGAAGTCTAATATACAACTAAAATGTGTAATATTCAACTAAAAGGTGTGCTCAAAGGAGAATTTCTATTGAAACTGCTTTTTAGTAAAGGAATGTgattaatctgggtctgggaaactggcaCCAAATGCCCAATACTCACCATAGACCTTCAGCACAAATGTGGCTGAGACAGTTTTAAATCCAGACTTGACTATCTCCACAGTGTAGGTGTTACTGTAGCCAAATGACACATTGCGGAAGGTGAGGGACCCATCGGTCTCAATCTTCAGCACATCACGGTGAATGATGGCTATGTCTGGTGCAACACTGGAGCCAAGGGTCCAGGTAACCACAGGTAAACTCCCCATCTTCCATGTGACCACAGGGTCAGGTGCACCACTGATGGTCACTACCAGAGTCACATTGCTGCCAACAGTGGCGTTGACAAGTGAGGGTCCCAGGGGAGAGATGGTCAAATCACAGTTTACACCTGTAGTTGATCATGACGAAGCAAAGAATGAATGGAAATGTAAACATTAATACAAAGTTGATTAAGGGTCACAAATTGTAACTAAATCCTACAGAGAAATAGGATCTCAATCATCTCGTGATACATTCTATATGGTCACAATTTATTGGGTAGTTAATTAGGTGAATCAATCATTTGTTTATTGTATAGGTTTACAATATGGTGTAGGCCTATTGAAAGCAGGCTAGTTTTGTTTATATGGCACGTGACATACAAAATTAAACAYCATGATAAATTGAAACTTACCTCCAATCACAAATATCAATACAGTTAACTTAAAAATGTGCCAATTGTGGACACCAAACTGGTGCGAGGACATATTTAACCTCAAAGAGAAATCCACGAAACCCGAAACCATAAATTGCCCACAGCTTTCACATAAAAATCTTCCACATTTAAGCTTTTtaagataccacaaaaaaaatcTGGGTAGAGTCCTTGTAAAAGTTCGATGGACAACTGATGTAATACAATCGCTCCTGCGTTGTGTCCTCTATTGCACTCAACCTTGCTTTACTGTCGAGCTGTCCGGGCTATCTGTCATCAAAGATTCGAGAGCAATTCACCTGTGTCGATGTCAAAGCCTTGATTGGTAAACGTGGGCTTTACTTTTACAGGCAAACTTTCAATAAACAATGCAAAAGTGACTGCTTGTTGAGCTTTGAGGTGTGACYGTAATTTACTATATCAATATCTACAGGTAAACTAGTCTAGATTGGCATATTCAACCAAACAGTACCGTGAGAAAGAAGAGGAATATGATTTATTGCGCAGTCACCTAGACGTTGACACAAAATAAAAAGGTGTAGGCTGGTGATTTACCAGTGTTTCAGGTCTATTGTAACAGAATGATCTGATTAATGAAAGGTAACCGGTTGGACTGCATTCTTTCCATCACCTATTGCACTTGTCCTCTGGGAGAAACCAAATATCTCCCCGCCTTAACAACCGGAGTTGTTGTTCACAAAGCAACACGGCTGGGCTGCCTAGCTCtcgcctatcctttctttggattggtggacaTCTCAATATTGTAATCMCTTTTGAATATTCGAggagggttgttgacgtcaaccgcctgtatttaATGTGGACGTTATGCTACTAGCTTCATGCCATGAATAGCCAGCCATTGAGACAACTCCGATTTAAAGTGTTTTTTTRRttctcaaagttgccgggatgtcacgtttCCTACTTATCGGTACACTCGTAATAATTTAAGATTTAGRCatttctatttgatcaaataaacctaacgtagcaaataagccataatgtttttgttgttgaccaaattcgacactcattaaCCTCAACacaaaaacgccacctgctggagggagaaaGATTTCCCGCCMAGTTTGGACTCTTCCTCTCTGGAGAAACAACCTTGGTGTCTGGTCCCAATGAATGCGGAGtgggacacgcacacacagctatTACAGTTATTGGTTACCACTGAAATYATTTAGTTCCATTGAGGGAGTTCTATTAACCTGAGCTGCAGTGTACCCGTTAATGGCCCGTGACTTGAACGGGCAAAAGCAGAGYGAGGAGCACCCTtctcaaatcgaacagtaatctgTGCCACATTGTCaggttgtcaacaaggcagcacagTGCATCATCTagaaacatacatctcttttccataaaatatgttATGTTGGAATTTTCAAACAAGTTGTTTCATTGAGAATGCATTTTTTARcaaaagcaatcacttttgcatataaaaacaaaatcctactcattactcccaTGTGCCACTAGCCTAGGCTGCACAACTTTTGTCTTGAGCAGACTTCATCGTGGCTTTCAACAGCCCTCTGGCTCACGCCCGGGAGGCAGACCGGTTCCAAAAGAAATGCAATCACWTTTCACCTGGTGCAAACTCCTCCCACTGGCTAAGCTMGGACAGATAAGCGAATCCTCTCATTATAAAATTACTTTTGCTACACAGTTAGGAACCATTTAAGAGAGTACCATCTTTCTCAGGGATTTAGGGGGTTCGGAACATGCCCTCTAATGACTGGATGTTTGTTGCCAAGTACTAGCTACTCAAGAGACTATCttaaaaccaaaacaatgatgtgGAAAGACagaatacaacaacatagaatgaCAGTGGAAAACAGCAGATGTAGATATGAAAAAGATACCTTTATTGTTATGGTAGGATGCTGTACAATCTAAACAGAAGAGGCGCTTATGGTAAAAAGTcaactttgtgtgtgtttttaaaaataatttcccCACATCTACTGAGAGACACTGTCCAACCGGAGCTGCCACCCAACTCAgaaataattatatttatataaacTTTATACAAACCAAGTCAGTAGACATATCACAAACCCTGAATGCACAAGATCCAACATACAGAAACATGGGTGAAAGAAAGTTACTGACTTATATTACTGGCTTGGAAGTTGTGCATTTTTTGAGTCTAGGTCCTCCATACCTAGTTACCTATACTCACAGAGAAGATACATTAATTACAATACAGATGTACCATGTGAATTAAATTGCACAATAACAACAGACCCTCTTCTTCTTCACCCTCTGGGCTGTGTGGGTTCCTACAGGACAGTGTTTCTCAGTATCCCTTTATTCCAGGTCAGTAGGCTACTATCATGGAAGTCAGAGTTAAACACAGAGGGCCGGGTGGCGATGGGTTCTGCATTATGCAACCAGTCCTCCACGTTTGCTAAGTTACTTTGTTCCATCTCTCAAACAGAGACCTGCAAAATGGAAGGGGAAAAATACATATTACAGCCAAATagagacagaaacactgagcttgGTCAAGTACAGCACACTATGGCAAAGGTCTGCGTTTACAGTTGAGGCAATTTGGTGGAAGAAGCAGATGATTGTACAATCTTCACTATTCCTCAAAAATAAAAATTTCTCTCACCATTCACAAGGGTAAGTTGTTACATGAACATGAAATTCATCAGTGCTCTGACATTTTCTAATGTGTTACAAATATTATCTCAAACAGTCATACTGTTTTTAGGTATTGAGACTCACCCCTCTGTGTGTCCKCTGCACTCCCCCTTTGGCTCCCACAYGGCCTCTAGATTGTTCCGTTAGCCTTGAGTTTGGCGACRAGGTCATCCACCGTCTCCACCTTCACTCCGGCCAGTCTCGTTGGGGGCTCGTCCACCCTCAACACCTCCAATCGCGACACCATGTCCACCCCCAGGTCTGCTGGTTTCATGTTGGctatcttcttcttcttggctttCTGGTAGGTGGAGGGAGAAGMAGATGAGAAATTAaagtgctatgtgtgtgtgtgtacactttgTGAGGAAATATACATTGTGTGTATTACCATGATGTTGGGCAGGGTGGCGTATCTGGGGGTGTTGAGTCGAAGGTCTGCTGTGAGGACGGCTGGCATGCTGATTTTGATGGTCTCTAGACCACCATCGATTTCCCTCACCACCTTCACCTTTTCCCCATCGATGGTCACCTCAGAGGCAAATGTGCCCTGCAAGAATGGGAGGTACTACATTTAGTAGATGTCATAATCCACATTGAGATGAGATATTATCTGAAATTATCAAATGAATTTACAACTAAAACATAGCCTTCTTTCCTATGTTACCTGACAACTGTAACCCRGTTGTAGGCCACGAGGCAATCCAAGTGTGACATCTGGTGGTTTAACCATGTAAATACACCCTAATTTTGCCCTTCATTTGGCCTTTGGTCTACTTTTCAGTYCAGACTGTGTTGACTGTAGTGACATAATCTAAGGCCTGATAGTTCAGCTGGTCTCTTCACCTGACATTACMTCWATATGCTAATGCTTATAAAGACCATGAGAAAAGGTCCTGATCTGGACTACAATGGTATCCAAGTCAGCACTTAACAGTAAACAAGGCCTCTATGCTCTGAGATCAGTTTAGTAATTCCTGCTGAGAAAAAAGATTACAACaagaagaaaccactactgaccTGAGGCCAGTCTAACAAGGCTGCCGTCATCTGACCTGTCTGGTTACAGTCATCGTCAATGGCCTGTCAAAAAATACCAACACAATCAGTGAGCATTACATGAGATCATGAGGTTCGATTTCAAAGTCAACTGGCATTGGTGTGGCAGTAGCGCAATCTATTGCATCGGATGACCTGTTTGCCCAGGATGACGAGTGAGGCCTCCTCCTTCTTGGCTAGGGCAGCAAAGATCTTGGAGATCTGCAGGGGTCCCATGGCCTCGTAGTCTTTTCCTGAGACCTCCACGTGGATGCCGCGGTCACACCCCATGGCCAGTGCAGTACGGATggtctcctacacacacacacacacaaacacacacacacacacaatacaaacgCTTGAGCGGTAGGGTTCTCAAAATTATAAAAGAACACCATCTGAGAACAATGACAGAATAATACAATCATTAGCACAGTCAAGTTGGAGGTGACCATCTGAAGAATCCTTCTTACAATAGAATGAAAACATACTCATGACCGCTATCCTAATGAAGAAACAAGATCCAAAGCTTCCCTCCAAATGTTAGCTATTGAAGGCCTGTTAAGGAGGATGCAGCCTAATGATACAGAACATTTGGATAGAAATGAAGCCTAAAACTACAGGATGTTAAGATATAAATGAATTGAGTAGAACAGATATGTATAATGTCATGTAGAAGGAAAATGTTCTGCATCGTTGAATACACCCGACTCCAAAATGGTGTCGCCAGAGCATTCCGTCACTCTTACCGTTACTTGCGTGGGCCCACAGCTGACGGCCACCACCTCTTTGATGAACTTCTTCTCCTTGAGTTTGACGGCCTCCTCCACAGCGATCTCACAGAAGGGGTTCatggagtgcttgacgccatctgtcaccACCCCGCTGTGGTCGGGCTTCACGCGGATCTAGGGGAGAGCGCAGGGTTGtcttcattaggcaccaaacagaagaaaaaaacgaaCTGAAAATGGGTGGGACTACCTGAactccaataagaaatgctaatTCAGTTTCAAAGAACTTTGCCCTACTGAACATAAGTGACTACTGGATAGTCACTCAGaagggtcagagagagacagacaaagacagaggctGGAGACATGAAGTGCATGCAGTCAATGTGCCGGAGTTAAGTGTGGGGACACTGTGCAGTCTGGGCACTTGGAAATAGTTGCTGTGGGCCCAATGTAGGTGTGCTCTCAGAGCTTTCCAATTGAATATGTGAGGCAGTCAACCCAATTCTGGAACACTTTTGAAAGCCTGCCACTAACCCAATAGTATTGAACAGCCATGGTAAATAAACCTTTTAAAAGGCCAAAATTCTGTCTTAAGTCCATCCCATATACATTAGTCACCTCATAAATATATGACTGGCCCAGACTGtgtctcgctcacacacacaccgccctcaTGCCTCCCTGTCTGATAAGAGTTGAGGCAGCATTTGGGACGGGGGAGGGTACAAACATAGCTTAACCGAGTGCATCGAGAGACAGCTACAGGGATCTAGTTGGGTGCAGCTGAAGCAGGAGTGCTCAGACTAGTATGACATAACTGGTAATAGATATGGTGTTAGGCttcctttacaaaaaaatattaccTTGGAACTATCTGATTGGAGTGACTTGGATAGTGATAGCCTACTATCTAACTGTCCTGATGCTGTGACACCTAGTTGATTTTATGTTTTTAAATCCCTCTGATGAAGCCTGAATGATGATTATACATGTAGCTTAATATTTGCaatacattgtcacaacacagtgACAATGTATTGTTAGCTAGCTTTCTTTTTTAATGTTGACAGTCGTTTATCGTTTTACCAATTCTAGAAGTAACGTTAGCACGCTAGACAAATTAAACGTAACTGTTACCTAGACAACCCTGTAATGACCTTGGTATTTTCCTTGCAGTTATGGTTGTTAAGTTAGTTGACATTCAAACAATGAATGCTAGCTTGCTAAACTAACCCTTCATCCATCTACCCaccttacgttagctagctaccatagcCATAGGAAGTATCGAATGGAAATTCTGCACGTGAAATGTTGAATTGCTTTAAAATAGAAGACAGTGGGGAAGTAGCTACCTTGACAGCATAGTCAATTACACGTTTAACTCCAACAAGAACCCGCGACATTGTTAGCGATTCTTCGGTTCAGCaaatgtacagtagctagctacccaGTCACCACAACGAACCTGCAACCAAGAGACTAGTGTTCTGCTAGCAGCACAAATGATAACGTCACTTCTGTATGGTAATGATGAAACCTTTCAAATAAATGGATAACTCATTCAAAAGACATTGAAATGTAATCAATAGCCACCTCCATTGTGACAACAAGAAAATGCAATGAgtaatttatgaaaacaaatcccaaatatgttttaaaattatttatttttacaccaATAATGAAAAAAGACAACATGACACTGGGGGCTATTGCAAGACACCGTAATAGACTGTACATGGGTTACATATTGGCTCATAGAGAtaacttttctacctgtttcagCTAAAGTGGGGTTGGAAATATtcagtagggtctctactaaccaaatattATGGTTCGTTTTGGAGTGGGACAGTGTTGTACATACCCAGCAGGACTTCGTTCTCAGCCAGCAGCAGTCCCCCTCCAAAACTACACATATTTGGTTGGTAGAGACCCTACTGAATATTTCCCACCCCCACTTTAGCTTAGACAGGTAGAAAGGTTTTCTCTCTACAAGCCAATAAGTATCCCATCTACCGTGCAGTGAAAGGAGTGGGTGGAGTAAGGAGTCACCAGTACTCTGTATTAAACCAGTTGCCCAGCACAAGA
This region of Salvelinus sp. IW2-2015 linkage group LG6.1, ASM291031v2, whole genome shotgun sequence genomic DNA includes:
- the etfb gene encoding electron transfer flavoprotein subunit beta, which produces MSRVLVGVKRVIDYAVKIRVKPDHSGVVTDGVKHSMNPFCEIAVEEAVKLKEKKFIKEVVAVSCGPTQVTETIRTALAMGCDRGIHVEVSGKDYEAMGPLQISKIFAALAKKEEASLVILGKQAIDDDCNQTGQMTAALLDWPQGTFASEVTIDGEKVKVVREIDGGLETIKISMPAVLTADLRLNTPRYATLPNIMKAKKKKIANMKPADLGVDMVSRLEVLRVDEPPTRLAGVKVETVDDLVAKLKANGTI
- the vsig10l gene encoding V-set and immunoglobulin domain-containing protein 10-like, with the translated sequence MVSGFVDFSLRLNMSSHQFGVHNWHIFKLTVLIFVIGGVNCDLTISPLGPSLVNATVGSNVTLVVTISGAPDPVVTWKMGSLPVVTWTLGSSVAPDIAIIHRDVLKIETDGSLTFRNVSFGYSNTYTVEIVKSGFKTVSATFVLKVYDYIQNVSVNTEPADAKEGAEKFTLQYSTLQGEADQWRWYFNSVEIQNNSHYTVGQKSLVIHQPNRNDTGPYTLVLTNPFSTVTFQRKITVLYGPDEPVLGASPSQAFFVSGDSLSLSCQAEGVPQPSASWMFGGQTLPVSQGGSLNLTNVQTSQGGIYTCVLVNVNTGAQRKKNLTVNVYESPTASPVCSVNAVNGNVDLQFHCRWPGGTPEALLSFPALTNATSGAGDFNLTXPASQDLNGKMVLCRANHPLHQTQCNITATGPAKFLPMVLTTVDREGKIVVTIHCNSQATPKATVTWSKGTELLANGLQYQISVDTAHLSIHDFNTSTAQLYTYTCNCSNPLGNNGKKTQLLGPTISDSSLFPNKNGTIITMTWEVPPTSVITGFDIQMSGPDLLTVTKNGNRRKRATEGFRSIQQRSGSFRSTDISVLDPKSTYYFRVIPIAGRTQGEPSAVQRIGPGGLSTPQIIGLAVGIPCGLLFLLLLIGLIYLCVYCCRKKRQQNRYPVPRAVEKVASTQPDVNTPNHLLTGGLEPLPDYNKITSQAAPAERSIPLPTFVAPPPVRTATIV